Proteins encoded by one window of Armatimonadota bacterium:
- a CDS encoding M48 family metallopeptidase, translating to MGVRSIRLLAAGLAAVLLAAPAGAQATISREYELAVGREVAATLIARHGVVADAGWTAFFTDLRDRLVPFSGRPDVPHQIVILNIPEPNAASTPGYLFVTRGMLTLGLDAEAWTFVLAHEIAHTARRHVAAVVERAYAGALFSLLVAILTGSQSAADVARLLLDLAMLGFSREMETEADLEALRMLVEAGFPPEAAPRTLAWFNQVTGRRQERTHWAGTHPGFLDRVEALRAAYGAFPSRGLPLRVWHYDRPVEMEGIVVRPRRLAELGEAWTLDLAVENLTDALATVMAGRVALLSEDGELSMRFLRSTLPGEIGPGRLVSGRLVFEKRSSARPRALRLVLLFADRQLDAEVDLTSGGPYNPWPELRPLPVPPPPPSG from the coding sequence ATGGGCGTCCGCTCCATCCGCCTGCTGGCCGCCGGCCTGGCTGCCGTCCTGCTGGCGGCTCCCGCCGGCGCCCAGGCCACGATCTCCCGGGAGTACGAGCTGGCCGTCGGGCGGGAGGTGGCGGCTACCCTCATTGCACGCCACGGGGTGGTCGCCGACGCCGGCTGGACAGCGTTTTTCACGGACCTACGCGACCGGCTGGTGCCGTTTTCCGGCCGGCCGGACGTCCCCCACCAGATCGTCATCCTGAACATCCCCGAGCCCAATGCGGCCAGCACCCCGGGGTACCTTTTCGTGACCCGGGGCATGCTCACCCTCGGCCTGGATGCCGAGGCGTGGACGTTTGTCCTCGCCCACGAAATCGCCCACACCGCGCGGCGGCATGTGGCGGCCGTCGTCGAGCGCGCGTATGCCGGCGCGCTGTTCTCCCTCCTGGTGGCCATCCTGACCGGCAGCCAGTCGGCCGCCGACGTCGCCCGCCTGCTGCTGGACCTGGCCATGCTGGGGTTTTCCCGGGAGATGGAGACCGAAGCCGACCTGGAGGCGCTGCGGATGCTGGTCGAAGCCGGGTTCCCGCCCGAGGCGGCCCCCCGCACGCTGGCCTGGTTCAACCAGGTCACCGGGCGCCGACAGGAGCGGACCCACTGGGCCGGAACCCACCCGGGATTTCTGGACCGCGTGGAGGCCCTCCGCGCCGCCTACGGCGCCTTCCCCTCCCGGGGCCTGCCGCTGCGGGTGTGGCACTACGACAGGCCCGTCGAGATGGAGGGCATCGTGGTCCGACCTCGCCGCCTGGCCGAGCTGGGCGAGGCGTGGACACTGGACTTGGCCGTGGAGAATCTCACCGATGCCCTGGCCACCGTGATGGCCGGACGGGTGGCGCTGCTGTCCGAGGACGGGGAACTGTCGATGCGCTTCCTGCGCTCCACGCTGCCGGGGGAGATCGGCCCCGGACGCCTCGTCTCCGGCCGGCTGGTCTTTGAGAAGCGATCGTCGGCCCGGCCGCGGGCCCTGCGCCTGGTGCTGCTGTTCGCCGACAGACAGCTGGACGCGGAGGTGGATCTCACGTCGGGAGGTCCCTACAACCCCTGGCCGGAGCTGCGGCCCCTGCCCGTTCCTCCCCCGCCGCCGTCAGGCTGA
- a CDS encoding DUF3048 domain-containing protein, with product MRHRTLSPLALAAVFVAACAGGPGRPSGSRPAPLPARWVAEPAAATERRPCAWVAVVVDNAIPARPQAGLSRAEVVYEVPTEAMITRYLALYCRNSPETVGPVRSLRLQFLDIARDYGAPVAHAGASLSALAAVARGAGPTVNQFWVRQPFMRVRSRPMPHNLYVSVPRLRRVAPQAPAAGLPWETIPVLPSPRSQTVILPYGPGYTATFVYRPETGRYRRFVGSGPDLDALTGEPVEVGAVLVLYARWWQVYEGPVLVGRVDLGTGGRLQVFAGGHALDGAWRREDRMILSDAAGRPLRLPEGPVWVAVLPPDHPVRVVDGPP from the coding sequence ATGAGACACCGTACCCTGAGCCCGCTTGCCCTGGCCGCCGTCTTCGTCGCCGCCTGCGCCGGAGGCCCGGGCCGGCCGTCCGGGTCCCGGCCGGCCCCTCTGCCGGCGCGCTGGGTGGCCGAGCCCGCGGCCGCCACCGAGAGGAGGCCATGCGCGTGGGTGGCGGTGGTGGTGGACAACGCCATCCCCGCCCGCCCTCAGGCGGGGCTGAGCCGGGCGGAGGTGGTGTACGAAGTTCCCACCGAGGCCATGATCACCCGGTACCTCGCCCTGTACTGCCGCAACAGTCCTGAGACGGTCGGCCCGGTCCGCAGCCTCCGCCTGCAGTTCCTGGACATCGCCCGCGACTACGGCGCCCCCGTCGCCCACGCCGGAGCCAGTCTGAGCGCGCTGGCGGCGGTGGCGAGGGGAGCGGGGCCCACGGTCAACCAGTTCTGGGTCCGCCAGCCGTTCATGCGGGTCCGCAGCCGGCCGATGCCCCACAACCTCTACGTCTCGGTGCCGCGACTGCGCCGGGTGGCGCCGCAGGCCCCGGCGGCGGGCCTGCCCTGGGAGACCATCCCCGTTCTGCCATCGCCGCGCTCCCAGACCGTGATCCTGCCCTACGGACCCGGATACACGGCCACGTTCGTCTACCGTCCGGAGACCGGCCGCTACCGACGCTTCGTGGGGTCCGGGCCCGATCTGGACGCCCTGACCGGGGAACCCGTGGAGGTGGGGGCGGTCCTGGTCCTCTACGCCCGGTGGTGGCAGGTCTACGAAGGACCGGTGCTGGTAGGCCGCGTGGACCTGGGCACCGGCGGGCGCCTGCAGGTCTTTGCCGGCGGGCACGCCCTGGACGGCGCCTGGCGCCGGGAGGACCGGATGATTCTCTCCGATGCGGCGGGACGACCCCTGCGCCTGCCGGAGGGACCGGTGTGGGTGGCCGTCCTGCCCCCCGACCACCCGGTCCGGGTGGTCGACGGACCCCCCTGA
- a CDS encoding VOC family protein: MSDARQYALDHVVVFVADLDAAARDYAALGFVVVPGGVHAGGVTHNALVPFADGTYLELLSPARPRTARLLRLLGGTPLAPRVVGGSALLRRRVRRIRGGEGLVDFALSCTSLEGVVSSQTGSVRWQREEGGRMRPDGIRLAWSVAYPSEPALPFVIADRTPRSLRVPPAPAHPNGATGIQTVTVAAAAFGRAVDAYGQLLGREPFDAVAPIPDTLAAEFRLGSARIRVVAARGRTHPLREELARRGEGVIGVVLQAAQSHAMNLDVRRAHGASVTLAPGG; this comes from the coding sequence ATGAGCGACGCGCGCCAGTACGCTCTCGACCACGTGGTGGTCTTCGTCGCCGACCTGGACGCGGCGGCGCGGGACTACGCGGCGCTGGGATTTGTGGTCGTGCCGGGAGGCGTGCACGCCGGCGGTGTGACGCACAATGCGCTGGTGCCGTTCGCCGACGGGACCTACCTGGAGTTGCTGTCCCCCGCGCGTCCGCGGACGGCGCGCCTGCTGCGGCTGCTGGGCGGGACGCCGCTGGCACCGAGGGTGGTGGGGGGCTCGGCCCTGCTGCGGCGGCGGGTGCGGCGGATCCGGGGCGGCGAGGGGCTGGTGGACTTCGCCCTCTCCTGCACGTCGCTGGAGGGGGTCGTCTCCTCGCAGACGGGATCCGTCCGGTGGCAGAGAGAGGAAGGAGGGCGGATGCGGCCGGACGGGATCCGCCTGGCCTGGTCGGTGGCGTATCCCTCCGAACCCGCGCTGCCGTTTGTGATCGCGGACCGCACGCCCCGGTCGCTGCGGGTCCCCCCGGCGCCGGCGCACCCGAACGGGGCCACGGGTATTCAGACCGTGACCGTAGCCGCCGCCGCCTTCGGCCGCGCGGTGGACGCCTACGGGCAGCTGCTGGGCCGCGAGCCGTTTGACGCGGTGGCGCCGATCCCGGATACCCTGGCCGCCGAGTTCCGGCTGGGGTCGGCCCGCATCCGCGTGGTGGCCGCGCGGGGGCGGACCCACCCGCTGCGGGAGGAGCTGGCCCGGCGTGGCGAGGGCGTGATCGGGGTCGTCCTGCAGGCCGCCCAGTCCCACGCGATGAACCTGGATGTCCGACGGGCCCACGGCGCCTCGGTGACCCTGGCCCCGGGAGGCTGA
- a CDS encoding TIGR03560 family F420-dependent LLM class oxidoreductase — translation MDIAIMIEGQNGLTWDRWRAVARAVEDLGFAGLYRSDHFTNPAPPDRESLELWVSLAWLATHTARIAFGPLVTPCSFRHPVHTARMAAAVDDLSGGRLTLGMGAGWQEREHALFGFDLLDLRERFVRFEESLEVATRLLRSDGPVTFSGRYYRLNGAVLLPRPRRPGGPPILVGGNGIHRTLPLAARYAAEWNATFQTPQAFAGLSRRLDALLQARGQDPQTVRRSLMTGVVFGSTEQEVRRRLERRGRPVEQLRARGVVVGTPQEVVDQLAAFEKAGVQRVMLQWLDLDDLDGLEALARAVLPHFPPSSGGRGGSHRDRR, via the coding sequence ATGGACATCGCCATCATGATCGAAGGCCAGAACGGCCTGACCTGGGACCGCTGGCGGGCCGTGGCCCGCGCGGTGGAGGACCTCGGCTTTGCAGGGCTGTACCGCTCGGACCACTTCACCAACCCGGCGCCTCCGGATCGGGAGTCCCTGGAGCTGTGGGTGTCGCTGGCCTGGCTGGCCACCCACACCGCCCGCATCGCCTTCGGCCCGCTGGTGACGCCCTGCTCGTTCCGCCACCCTGTCCACACGGCGCGTATGGCCGCAGCGGTGGACGACCTGTCCGGCGGGCGCCTGACCCTGGGCATGGGGGCCGGATGGCAGGAGCGCGAGCACGCCCTGTTCGGCTTCGACCTGCTGGACCTGCGGGAGCGATTCGTCCGGTTTGAGGAGTCTCTGGAGGTGGCGACCCGCCTGCTGCGGTCGGACGGGCCCGTGACGTTCTCCGGACGGTACTACCGCCTCAACGGCGCCGTGCTCCTGCCGCGGCCCCGCAGGCCCGGTGGCCCGCCGATCCTGGTGGGCGGCAACGGGATCCACAGGACCCTGCCGCTGGCCGCCCGTTATGCCGCCGAGTGGAACGCCACCTTCCAGACACCGCAGGCATTCGCCGGCCTGTCCCGCCGCCTGGATGCCCTGCTGCAGGCCCGGGGACAGGACCCGCAGACGGTCCGCCGGTCGCTGATGACCGGGGTGGTGTTCGGCTCCACCGAGCAGGAGGTGCGGCGCCGCCTGGAGCGGCGGGGCCGCCCTGTCGAACAGCTGCGGGCGCGGGGCGTGGTGGTGGGCACTCCTCAGGAGGTGGTGGACCAGCTGGCGGCTTTCGAGAAAGCCGGCGTCCAGCGCGTCATGCTGCAGTGGCTGGACCTGGACGACCTGGACGGGCTGGAGGCGCTGGCGCGCGCCGTCCTGCCGCACTTTCCCCCGTCCTCCGGAGGGCGGGGAGGGAGTCACCGTGACCGGCGGTAG
- a CDS encoding LysE family transporter has protein sequence MPDLLPVALTWWLVSLSGILMPGPVTAMAVAQGARLGGVAGPLVTAGHAAAEALLVTVLAVGMGPALRQPRVVGVIGLLGGAVLLGMGAQMIVAAWNTPSLPGSRPAGPSLRPASLVRAGLIATAANPYWLLWWVTVGAGYYALFSARGVAAVVGLFFLGHVALDLGWNSILAGVVGAGRGRIPAGVYRTVLVGCGGLVAAMSVVFAVAGLRALVP, from the coding sequence ATGCCTGACCTCCTGCCCGTCGCGCTGACCTGGTGGCTGGTGAGCCTGTCCGGAATCCTGATGCCCGGTCCCGTGACGGCCATGGCCGTGGCCCAGGGCGCGCGCCTGGGCGGGGTGGCCGGTCCGCTGGTGACGGCGGGTCACGCGGCTGCCGAAGCGCTCCTGGTCACCGTGCTGGCCGTGGGGATGGGGCCGGCCCTGCGCCAGCCCCGCGTCGTCGGCGTCATCGGCCTGCTGGGCGGAGCAGTCCTGCTGGGCATGGGCGCCCAGATGATCGTGGCCGCCTGGAACACTCCCTCCCTGCCGGGCAGCCGGCCCGCCGGCCCGAGCCTGCGCCCCGCCAGCCTCGTACGCGCCGGGCTGATCGCCACGGCGGCCAACCCGTACTGGCTGCTGTGGTGGGTGACGGTGGGAGCGGGCTACTACGCCCTGTTCAGCGCCCGTGGCGTGGCTGCTGTGGTGGGGCTGTTCTTTCTGGGCCACGTTGCCCTGGACCTGGGGTGGAACAGCATCCTGGCCGGCGTGGTGGGCGCCGGCAGAGGCCGGATCCCCGCCGGGGTCTACCGGACGGTCCTGGTCGGCTGCGGCGGTCTGGTCGCCGCGATGAGCGTCGTCTTCGCGGTGGCGGGCCTGCGGGCGCTGGTCCCGTGA
- a CDS encoding VWA domain-containing protein has translation MAFRWPDVLWAVPLLVVGVSAYLRLLRGPPRHPVLLSTAPHARRAMKTAGRSHLPAALVTGAVAATLLAAARPVAPLPMPAERAVIVLALDVSGSMRSTDIAPSRLEAAKAAAKDFLRALPRRVPVGLVAFAGYATLLAAPGTDRERLMTLIDGMGTARRTAIGEGLLEAVAALPGRSRPLPGQPWAPPPGPFPPGAVILLTDGRNNAGTDPLEAADAAARQQVVVYTVGVGQRFPDPGTWAIGGGIDEETLQAMAARTGGSYYHASSAHGLRDVYRHLARSLGWERRPTEVAAVFAAFAAALLAAALAVAWFRAFPLAT, from the coding sequence ATGGCCTTTCGCTGGCCGGACGTCCTGTGGGCTGTCCCCCTGCTGGTCGTGGGGGTCTCCGCCTACCTGCGCCTGCTGCGCGGTCCGCCCCGCCATCCGGTCCTGCTCTCCACCGCCCCGCACGCCCGGCGGGCGATGAAGACCGCCGGTAGGTCGCATCTCCCTGCCGCGTTGGTCACCGGCGCGGTAGCGGCCACGCTGCTGGCCGCCGCGCGCCCCGTCGCTCCTCTGCCCATGCCGGCCGAGCGCGCGGTCATCGTGCTGGCCCTGGACGTCAGCGGGAGTATGCGGTCTACGGACATCGCTCCCTCGCGGCTGGAGGCGGCCAAGGCCGCCGCCAAGGACTTCCTGCGGGCGCTGCCTCGCCGCGTCCCGGTGGGACTGGTGGCGTTCGCGGGCTACGCCACGCTGCTGGCCGCCCCCGGCACCGACCGCGAGCGGCTGATGACCCTCATCGACGGGATGGGCACGGCCCGGCGCACGGCGATCGGCGAAGGCCTGCTGGAGGCGGTGGCCGCCCTGCCCGGACGTTCCCGCCCCCTGCCCGGACAGCCGTGGGCCCCGCCGCCCGGACCGTTTCCTCCGGGTGCGGTGATCCTGCTCACCGACGGCCGCAACAACGCGGGCACCGACCCCCTGGAGGCGGCGGACGCGGCCGCACGGCAGCAGGTGGTGGTATACACCGTCGGCGTGGGCCAGCGGTTTCCCGACCCCGGGACGTGGGCCATCGGCGGCGGCATCGACGAGGAAACCCTGCAGGCGATGGCGGCCCGCACCGGGGGCTCCTACTACCACGCGTCTTCGGCCCACGGGCTGCGGGACGTGTACCGCCATCTTGCCCGCAGCCTGGGGTGGGAGCGCCGCCCCACGGAGGTGGCGGCGGTCTTCGCCGCTTTCGCCGCCGCCCTGCTGGCCGCCGCCCTGGCCGTGGCGTGGTTCCGGGCGTTTCCCCTGGCGACCTGA
- a CDS encoding copper resistance protein CopC, whose translation MLKVRVSAAAAVVLALAASAAAHARLVRSEPAAGAVLRSAPREVRAWFSEELDPGRSRLSVWDARGRQVDDGRGGVDLDDLDRRSMVARLRPVGPGTYTVRWRAVSADDGFVAEGQFRFTVRP comes from the coding sequence GTGCTGAAGGTGCGGGTCAGCGCAGCCGCCGCGGTCGTGCTCGCCCTGGCCGCCTCCGCCGCCGCCCACGCCCGGCTGGTGCGGTCTGAGCCGGCGGCCGGCGCGGTGCTGCGGTCCGCTCCCCGGGAGGTGCGGGCGTGGTTCAGCGAAGAGCTCGACCCCGGCCGCAGCCGCCTGAGCGTGTGGGACGCCCGCGGGCGGCAGGTGGACGACGGACGGGGCGGCGTGGACCTGGACGACCTGGACCGCAGATCCATGGTGGCCCGCCTGCGCCCCGTCGGCCCCGGAACGTACACGGTGCGATGGCGGGCGGTCTCGGCCGACGACGGGTTTGTGGCCGAAGGGCAGTTCCGGTTCACGGTCAGGCCCTGA